GTGTGACTGTTGGAAAGCCACTTGCGATGTTACTTTTGCAGAAAGGCGTAGATGCTACGGTTACCGTATGCCACTCGAGAACTAAGGAACTTGCCGAGTTAACGAAGAGCTCGGAGATAGTGGTCGTTGCTATTGGAAAGGCAAAAGCACTTAGTAAAGAATACTTCAATCCAGGAACACTAGTTATAGACGTTGGTATAAACGTTGAAGGTGATGAAATATACGGAGATGTGGACCCATCCGTTTCGGAATTTTGCGACCTCACACCGGTTCCTGGAGGGGTAGGCAGGATAACGACACTTGTTCTAATGGAGCATACAGTTAAAGCAGCCGAAATGGCAAGAAAATATTGATATATACACTTAGGAGGTGTTTAAGGTGAAGTTAGTATTTGCGGGAGCACCGGATGCAGGTGCAGCATCAACGGGAACACAAACAAGTGCATCAGGAGCCATGATGCAGATGTTAATAATGCTCCTGATATTCTTTGCGATGATGTATTTTTTGGTCATCCTTCCACAAAGAAGGAGAGAGAAAGAGTTCAAACAGATGATTGAGAGTTTGAAGAAAGGTGACACGATCATCACAACCGGTGGAGTTGTTGGAAGAATAGTCGATATCAAGAAAGACGTAGTGAAAATCAAGAGCGCAAACTCAACAGAACTCGAAATTCACAAGGCTTACATAGCGAAGGTTATTAAAGAGAAAGAAGAGACAAAAGAAGAAGAAACAGATTCCAAAGACTAAGTATTCGGGGGAGGGTTTACAGATGCGCTCAGATCGTGTAAGACTCATAGTCTCACTTGCTCTACTTGTAGCAGCGATTGTTGTCATGCTCCTACCAGGAGGACGACCAGCAACAGGTTTTGCTAAACTTTTTAGTCGCATTAAACTTGGTTTGGACCTCAGTGGTGGTGTAAGACTTGAGTACAGAGTTGATATCGAGAAAGGAACGGAGAATCCAGCGGCGGTTGTCGATGATGTTTGGACAGTTCTTAGAAACAGGCTTGATTCGGCAGGATACACTGAAGCGGTAATTAAGAAAAGCTTCAGGGAAAATAATTCATTCATAATCATAGAAATACCTGATGCAACTGATACATCGGCAGCGGAAAAGCTTGTCGGTTCTACTGGTGTACTTTGGTTTGGTCAGTCAATTGACGAAAGAGATTACGACCCAACGACAAATCCCGATGATGTAAACCTTGCGCTAAGGGAAGGGGCAGAGTGGTATTCCGACAAGGATGGTAAGAAGTGGTATTTAATAAAGAAAGAGATAAACAACAGAAAAGACTTGGTGTTGACTGGTCCAAGAGTTGTTGAAGCAGTTCCAACGATTGATCAAAAAGGTGTTGCAAATTACGTTGTGTCGTTTACACTTGACAGACAATACGTTGAGATATTCAAACAGATCACAAAAGAACTTTACGTCCCAGAGCAAGTGTTAAATGCTGGTACAACTCAATACCAGCTTGCTTTGAAAAAGAGACTTGCAATTGTACTTGATGATAAGGTTCAGTTTGTTGGATTCGTAGTTAGCCCAATCGAAGATGGGAAAGGGCAAATCAGAGGTAACTTCACATTTGAGCAAGCAAGAGAGCTTGCGGCAATCTTGAGAAGTGGTGCTTTACCGGCCAGACTCGAAAAAACGTCTGCGAGTCTTGTTACACCAACACTTGGTAAAGACGTACTGCAGCAATCACTCAGAGCGGGTATAATAGGAACCATCATAGTCATGGTGTATATGCTCATTTTCTATGGAGTCATGGGCATTGTGGCAATCATTGGTATATTCTACGCACTGGTACTGATATTCGGCTTCCTTGCAGGAACCGGAGCTATATTGACACTCCCTGGTATCGCAGGTATTATTTTCACCATTGGAACACTTGTTGACGGTAACATAATCATTTATGAAAGAATCAAAGAAGAAATGAGAAATGGAAAAACTCCAAAAGCAGCTATCGAAATTGCATTCTCAAGATCATTCTGGACACTCTTTGATGCGAACCTTACAACAATCATTGCTGCGTTGTTCTTGTACTACTTTGGAACAGGAACTATAAAGGGCTTTGCAATTACAACGATCGTTGGTATCTTCGCAGCAATGTTTATGAACCTTGTCTTCAGCAAATTCTTGCTTGATGGAGTATCTGGAGCTATCAGAGTTAGAAAAGCAGGGGGTGCTCAATAATGAAAATCAATTTTGTCGGTAAAAGATATTATTTCATAGCACTTTCTCTTGTTTTGATTGTTGTATCTGTCATAAGTATCTTCACAAAAGGCTTTAATGTTGGTCTTGAATTCATCGGTGGTAGCGAAATCATAGTTAAGACGTCACAAAAGTTATCTGTTTCTGATGTGAGAGCTAAGATTTCAGAGCTTGGTCCAGAATTTAAAAATGCAAGGATTATAGAAGTTCACGCCCTCGGTCAAGCAGAGCAGAAGACATTTTCAATAGTTGTTTCCCCAAGGGATAAAAATGGGGCGCTAAGAACATACAAACCAGATGAAAAGGTAGAAATTTCCAACAAGATATCTGAAATTCTCAATGGAGAAGTCGTATCATTCAATGAAGTTAGTGGCGATGCTGTGAATGAGATCAAAAACCTAACATGGAAAGCCGTTGTCTTCACACTACTCGGTATACTTGTGTACGTCGCTCTTAGATTCAAACTCGCATTTGGAGTAGGTGCAGTTCTTGCACTCATTCATGACGTGGTGATTACACTTGGATTTTTCTCCATTTTCGGATTCGAAATGAACATAGCTGCGATAGCGGCGATACTCACGCTTGTTGGTTATTCTGTGAATGACACAATTATTGTGTATGACAGGATAAGAGAATTCGGAAGAAAGTTCAGAGGAAGAGACATGGCATCGATAGTCAATGACAGTATAAATTCAGTCATAATCAGAACGATAAATACCTCTCTGACGACTTTCTTCGTCGTCCTTATGCTCCTTTTATTCTCAACCGGTAGTATTAAGTCATTTGCATTTGGAATGACCATAGGCGTAGTAATCGGGACGTATTCTTCAATATTCATCGCATCACCGATAGTAATTAAATGGGTTAAGTCCATATAATTGAACTCCAAATACAGCACGGGGGCACCACGTGCCCCCTTTTTCTAATGATTTCTCGAGTATGCAATTAAAAACACAACGTACAATGGAGGTGAGATCTTGGCACTTCTGTTTTCCTCTATATTAGCCGGTTTAGTTTTGATTATCTACCTAACGCTCACTGTGTTAGACAAGAGCCCTGGAAACGAAAAGACTGAAAAGATTTCCCGTATCATCCAGAAAGGTGCGCGTTCCTTTCTCATGCAAGAGTACACAGTCTTCTTCCCAATAGTTTTTGCACTTGCTATTCTCTTTGGCTTTTCTTCAGGATGGACAAAAGCAACAGCATTTGTAATAGGTTCTGTTTTTTCCGTTCTTGCAGGTTTCTTCGGAATGACTATTGCGACAAAATCAAACGCAAGAACTGCCTGGGGAGCGACAAGAAGCATAGGCGAAGCGCTCGATATTGCCTTCTCTGGTGGAGCAGTTATGGGACTTGTCGTCTCTGTGCTTGGACTTTTGGGATTGGGAGTTGTGTACTTGCTCTTCGGACTTGAGGAAATCAGCTTTTACTCGCTTGGTGCTTCGTTTGTTGCACTCTTTGCACGCGTTGGTGGTGGTATCTACACAAAGGCTGCTGATGTTGGTGCGGATATTGTAGGAAAAGTGGAAGCAAATTTGCCAGAAGATGATCCTAGAAATCCAGCCGTTATAGCTGATAACGTTGGTGACAACGTTGGTGACGTTGCTGGCATGGGAGCAGACCTCTACGAATCTTACGTTGGGTCGATTTTCTCGGCAATTGCCCTTGGATATGCCTTGTTCGGTGAAAAAGGAATATTAGACACACTTTACATAATCTCATTCGGACTTCTCGCGTCCATTATTGCAATCGTATTTGTGAAAATTCTTTCCAAGCTTAATACAGAACCTGCAAAGGCTTTAAGATTAGGTACTATTAATGCAAGCGTTGTCTTTTTGGTAATTTCTTTTGCTTATTCCATTATGGAGAAGAATTTGAATCTATTTTGGACGGTCCTTGTTGGTAACATCGTAGGCGTGCTCATAGGTCTCATTACCGAGTGGTACACATCTGGTAAAAAAGTTGAAAAGCTGGCTCACTCCGCAGCAATGGGACCAGCGAACGTCATAATTAGTGGAACTGCACTTGGAATGGAATCAACGGCGGTAATAACTATACTTATCGCACTGGGCACTTACATTTCCTACCGCTTATCTGGACTCTATGGTATTGCCATGGCTGGCGTAGGTATGCTTGCAACACTTGCGATGAACCTTTCAGTTGATGCGTATGGTCCTATTGCAGATAACGCTGGTGGGATTGCACAGATGGCTGGTTTGGACAAAAGTGTAAGGGAAATTACTGACAAACTCGACGCGCTTGGAAATACTACGGCAGCTATGGGAAAAGGATTTGCAATAGGTTCAGCCGCTCTTACTGCAATTGCGCTATTTGCAAATTTCGGTTCTGCTGCCCATGTACAAAGTATCCAGCTCCAAGATCCAAAAATGTTCATCGGTGCGCTAGTTGGTGCTATGCTCACGTTCTTTTTCTCCGCACTTACAATGAACGCCGTTGGTGATGCTGCAAACGATATGGTTGAAGAGATAAGAAGGCAAATTCGAGAAGTACCCGGTATTTTATCTGGAACAACAGAACCAGACTACGAAAGCTGTATAAAGATAGCCACAAAAGGTGCGCTTAAAAGAATGGTTACACCTGCCGTATTAGCAATAGCTGCTCCCATAATACTCATGATAGGCTTAGGTGTCCAGGCGGTTGTTGGTCTATTGATCGGTGCTACAGTTACCGGTGTTGCACTTGCTATATTCATGGCGAATTCCGGCGGGGCATGGGACAACGCGAAAAAGTACGTCGAAGAAGGTCACCTTGGCGGTAAAGGTTCATTTGCTCACAAAGCTACTGTCGTTGGTGACACTGTAGGTGATCCATACAAAGACACAGCAGGACCTTCTTTGAATATCCTTGTCAAACTTATGGCGATAACATCAATAGTATTCTACTCAATAGTGGGGAGGTGGCTATAAATGAGAAGGATAGGAGTTCTTTCTGTCGGGAATGACTGTCCTGGTTTAAACCCTGCAATTAGGTCAATCGTAGTGAATGCTATAGAACAAGAAATAGAAGTGATGGGCATAAGGGACGGATTCGAAGGATTGCTTAACGATAAAGTTGATATTTTGATTAGGAACAACGTTTCCGGTATACTTCACCAAGGCGGTACCATACTTGGAACATCGCTCTTCATACCAGAGAAAGATGAAGAACTAATAGCGATTAAGAACAAAACAACACAGTACGGCATAACTGGTTACATCATTCTTAGAGGAAGGAATGCCGTTAGAAGTGCACTGAATTTGCAAAAATACGGAATTCCATCGATAATTGTTCCAGCAACAATAGATAACGACCTTTCATTTACAGACTTTTCCATCGGCTTTATAACAGCTCTTGAACACGTAACCCAAGCGCTTGATATAATCCATTCAACTGCAGAGTCACACCACAGAGTGATGATTGTAAAAACGATGGGAGCACCTGGTGGTTGGCTTGCCACATTTGGAGGACTCGCCGGTGGTGCCGATTTCGTTATAACAAGCTCGGATGTACTTAATCCAAAGGAACTCTTAGCTACAATACAGCACCGGTATGAAAGTGGAAAGAGATTCTCGATAGTCGTTGTCGAAGATGGTGTTAAACTGCCAGACGAAATCATCGATGAATGTAAATGCTCGCACGAAACAGACCCTGCGGAGGTTGTTGGACTATACATCGGGAAAAAACTGAACCTTGAGTGGAGGTACACAAACCTTGGCTACATCCAAAGAGGTGGAACACCTGCTGCTATAGACAGAATCATAGCGACACAATTAAGTGCGCGTGCTGTGGAACTTGTAAAAATAGGAAAATTCTACCATGCGGTAGGAGTTAAAGGATTCGTTGTTACAGAGGTCCCTTACAGCGACACATTGCTTAATGTTAGACCTGTTGATTACTACATAAAACAATTAGCCAAACTTTTCTACTGATCGCAATTGAACGAAAAATCCGATAAGAGACAGCGGTGGCGTAAGCCACCGTTTGCTTTTTGGATAAGTTAAATAACGATTAATTAAAGAAATAAGAGCACTGTGGAGTAAACTTGAAAAATCTCTACAAAACATTGAATTAATGCTTCATTTTCGTTTTTCTAAAAAATTGTAAGGAGATTAATTTAAATGATATAATGATTCCAGTATCGGTAACGTTACCAATAAATATAACAAGGGTATTTTTTCAGAGAATTTCCGAAAGGGGTGCAGGGGAAAATGGCTGAAAAATTGCCTTTATGGAAAAAGTGGATGTACGCTTTGGGGCAGCTTGGGTGGTCGCTTACGAGCTTTGCGATTGGGAACGCTCTGATTTACTTCTACATGCCTCCTGAGGGGGTCAACATCCCGAAGTACATAACCAGGGGTGCAGTTTGGGCTGGTTTGACCATTGTAGGGCTTGTTCTGGGGATTTCAAGACTTTTCGATGCGATAACGGATCCCTTGGTGGCTACCTTGTCTGACAGGAGCAAGATGAAACTTGGCAGAAGAAGAGGATTTCTTGCTATCAGTGTCCTACCTTTTGCTTTACTTTCGTTCCTGCCATTTTTTCCACCGTCATCCAATTACACTATCAATACAATATGGCTATTTACAACCGTAATCGCTTTCTACTGGTTTATGACAATGTACGTGACTCCATTTTTTGCGTGGATGAGTGAGCTTGGCCATGACCCTGATGAAAGGCTTGGACTAAGCACAATGATTTCAATCACGTGGGCTCTTGGTTTTGTACTCGGGACTCAAATCTATCTTTTCCAAACAATGCTGGAAAATCACGGATTTACACCTGCCAAAGCATTTCAAACGGTTACCGTACTGTATGGTATCATCGGCTTCATATTCATGTTATTACCAATCGTATTTATCGACGAAAAGCGCTACTGCGAACAGCATACGGTCAACGAAGGTGGTTTAGAAGCAATTGTCACAGCGTTCAAAGAAAAGCATTTCGCCATTTTCGTTATCCAAGACCTTCTTTACTGGATAGGACTAACCGGCATAAGCCTTGGCCTTGTATATTACGTTACGGTACTTTTGAAACTTCCAAAGGAGCAAGCATCTCAAGTGCAAATGATAATGTTCCTCTTGTCATTCCTTTTCTACGTTCCAGTGAACTTCTTAACCAAGAAACTTGGTAAGAAGCAGGTCCTTATGGTTGGTTTTCTCGTATTTGCAGTCAACTTTGGCTTTGCAGCACTCTTAGGTAAACTCAACTTTTCACCGTATGTTCAAAGCTACATTGTGGCCATCCTTGCAGCCATCCCTCTTGCGATATTTGGTATTCTACCAAATGCAATGGTCGCCGACATTGCAGAAGCACACGGTAGAAAGACAGGGAACTATAAGGCCGGAGTTTTCTTCGGTGCCAGGACATTCATGCAAAAGATGGGACAAACAATCGCAGGACTAGTATTTCCATCGATCTACATTCTCGGCAAAAACGAAATCAACGAATTCGGCTTAAGAGTAAGCGCTATCATTTCGTTGGCTTTAATGATGCTCGGATATATCGTTATGCTGTTTTACAATGAGAAAGAAATACTTGAAATACTGAAAACAAAACTTGCAACGGAAAAAGAATAGGTGCGTCGAAAACGAAAAAACAAAGTAAATACCAAGTTTTATTTGCCCCTATATCTGTGATTATATCACGCGATATAGGGGCTTATTTAACACATCTTTTTTGAGAATATTTTCACAAATCATCTTGACATTCCGTAGTTACAGTGATAAAATAACAACTGGAATGTGAAAAAAATCACGACTGGGCAGAGTGATTATCTATAAGTTGGAGTGACTATTTGTAAGGAGGTTAGGACGCATGTTTGAAAGAAAGGTGAACATTTACAACGTTTTTGAATTGAGATGCAAAACAACATGTTACTTTGGTGTTGGCGCATTGCAGAAGATGAAAGATATTTCCGAGTATCTTTCAGTACGTGGTTTGAAAAAAGTGATAGTTGTGACTGATCCTGTTGCCTACAAAGTAACTAGTGCGTGGGAAGTTGTTATAAAGTACTTCAAAGAATACGGTATAGAATACGTACTGTACGATAAGGTTACACCAAATCCGACAGTTGAACAGATAGACGAAGCAACGAAGCTTGGAAAGGAATTTGGAGCTCAGGTTGTGTTTGGTATAGGTGGAGGTAGCCCAATAGACACTGCAAAAAGTGTTGCAGTGCTTTTAGAATACGAAGAAAGAACAGGTGCAGAACTCTACGAAGGAAAATTCCTTCCTGAGAAAGCTAAACCGATTATTGCAATAAACACAACGCATGGTACAGGTACGGAAGTGGACAGATTTGCTGTTGCATCGATACTTGAAAAAGAATACAAACCTGCGATTGCGTACGATTGTATCTATCCACTATTCTCTATTGATGACCCACAGTTGATGGTCACACTTCCCTACAAACAGACACTTTACACAACAATAGATGCGCTTAACCACATAACTGAGGCATCGACAACGCTTTCCAGGAATCCGTATTCGATATTGCTTGCAAAGGAAACAGTCAGACTTATTGCAACATACCTACCACAAGCACTAAGTAATCCGAATGATTTAAATGCCAGATACTGGCTACTCTATGCCTCTGCAATTGCCGGTATTTCTTTCGACAACGGACTACTCCACTTCACACACGCACTTGAGCATCCACTTAGTGCAGTAAAACCAGACCTTGCACACAGACTTGGACTTGCGATGCTCCTTCCTGCAGTTGTAAAAGAAATATATCCTTCCGTTGCTGAGATACTCGCTGAAGTGTACGAACCGATAGTTCCAGGTCTTGAGGGAAAGCCAGGAGAAGCTGAAAAAATTGCAAAAGGAATTGAAGATTGGCTATTTAACATGGGTGTGACGGAAAAGCTTGAGGATGTTGGATTCAATGAAGAACATGTTGAAAAACTAACGGATCTTGCGATGACCACACCATCTTTGGGACTATTGCTCAGCCAGGCACCTATTAAGGCGGAGAGGGAGGTTATAAGAAGAATATATAAGACTTCTCTGAAGAAAATATGAAGAACAAGGAAAAACAAAACCGGGGAGCCACACCCGGTTTTGTTTTTTGTCTTACGATATTTTTTATACTCTTGATTCGAAGAATTCAGAGATTTCGAAGATTCGCCTTCACTATTTCTAAGATGTAATGGCAGATATCTACAACCTCCACATAGTCTATATTTGACTTGTTTTCGTCCAATTTTGTTGATATGAGTAACTTTTTATTTTTAACAGTTAAACTTATTCAATCGTACTTTAAGAAATGTTTCTTTAAGTCGTACGGAATTTCTTCTATAAACTCTGGTGGTTTAACAATGAAAAGTTTTGAAAAATCGTCTGTTTTAGAACTCAAAAGAGAAAAATTAGTACTACGCGGCGCGATTACGAATTCTGGTAAGCCTGTATTTAAACCTTCTAAAAGGTAACAAAAAAATTTTTAAGATGAATTATTATCAACTGTATGAAGTTCAAAATAGAAAATCTTCTCAACCACATTTTCGGATACAAAAATATTTCTCACCCGTATGTTTATGCCGTTAAACGCTGGGTTCATTTGTGCGATTCCGTTGATAAAGAGTGCTCGAACTCCATGTCATAACCGATGTACTTGTACCCTAAAGTTTCAACACGCATCTGAAATTCGCGATTCTTTTTAAGTTCTCTTTTTAATACCAGAAAGAAAATCAGGACAAAAAGCAGAAGAACAACCCATATCACGTCTAAATCACCTACGAGATTCTTCATCATTTGCCTAATCGTACATCCGCAAAATATCTAAGATTTCCTGGCAAATGTTCAATGCCCTAAACAGGTCTTCGTGTCTTTCGTACTCCTTGGTAATCAGAAGACTGCCTTTTGTGAGTATAACTGAGATGCGTTTGTACCTGAGAATTTGCTGTTTTAAGTCTTCGGGAATATTTTCGCTCGCCTCTGTGGGGATGACCTTGTAGCTCCTATCAAAAGCGGCTTTCGATTTTGAAAACAACGCTGAAAGCGGTGGACGGGGAACTACTGAGCAGTCTGGGAGTTGGGAGGTGAAGTTTTCGTGCAAAAGGCACAGGTACTTTTTGCGATAATTTTCCGCAGTTACGGTCAGTTCGAAGAAGAGGACTTGACTATCTTGGTCTGGGAACGTGGATATGTTCTTCACCATCAATTTCTTCCATTTAAAATACGGGTTGAGCTTTGCAAATTTCTTTGAAAATTCTTTTTCGAAAGCTATATCCTTAGGTCCAACGTATCGGTATCCTTGTGCTTCAATGCGATTTTTTAATTGTTTATCTCTTTCCTTTCTTTCCCTTGTGTATCGGACGACTATCGCAAGTACGAAAAGATCTACGAGCACAACGATAAGTATTACCGTTAATACCATTGGATTCATCGCTTCCATCCCCATTTTCAGTCTTCTTCTTTTCGCCTCTTTCCAGTTATGTGTTCCACCACCAATTTTACCACAGTTGTATTTGCACACTCGCGTTCTAATTCTTCGATGTTTGGTTGTGAAAATCTCTCGTAAAGTTGTGGCGCGTATTTATGGATAAGTTCCAAGAGCGCCATTTTCTTTTCTCCACCCTCGATTATTCTTGCTTGCCCAAAAGCGATGACACTATCGTAAGCTGTTGATAATTTATCTGGCAATAGCTTAGATTTCGTGACGACAGAAAAACTTGCGTTCTTTTGAAAAGAAATATTGTCGAGCTTTTTACCAACACTTGCGCAGTGGAAATATATGGCACCGTCTTTGTATACATAGTTGACAGGTACGGCGTACGGGTACTTCCCATCCCAAGTTGCTAAAAATCCATATTCTCCGATTTTCAAAAGCTCTATCGCCTCTTTGGTAGATAGTTCTCTATCCTTTCTTCTCATCTTAGCAAACACAGCAATACCTAAGATTTGCTTAACGCAATTGATTAAAACCCTTGGTGGGAGCTGACTGACGATTGCGATATTTCTATTTGTATAAAGCTTGAACCCATCCATGTTCAGCCCACAACCCAGTTCGTAGGCCTGCTCGTATTTTTCAAAAGCCTCGCTTTCGTTTTTGAGTTCGACTTCGACCATGTATTTGACCTCAACGTTGTACGGCACATCCAATTCAATAAACTCATCAAGCACGACTTCTGCGGGGGTTTCGGAAATAAAGTATCTCACCTTTGCAGTGACAGGACTTTCGGATAGTCTTTTGAAAAATTCATCCCAAAATTCATCCGTTTGATTTTCAACGACGTCGGTTAATTCAAATTCTTTCTCCGCTCTTTTAAATCCCTCAGACAATTCCGATTTGAAAGCGATGATCCAACTCTCTTTTCCTGATTCATCGACGGTGTAGCGCACTCTACATTCCTGATGTGGCATATCTTCCAAGTTACGAAGTAGTGCTAAAAAAGAGCAGTCCAGCAGATACCACTGGACTACTCCAAGCTTTTGTTTTGAAATTGACCTTAGTTTTTGAGCTTTCTCCTCATTGATGAGGTACTTCTTTTCACGTTCAATTCCGTCGTTCATATATAAACGCTCCTAATAAAGTCACATAATCGTTGCTGATTCGACGGGATAGTCGATTTCTTCGAGCTTTTGGACAACTTTTTCGATGTTGTTCGTTTCTATGATAATCTCCTTTTGCGCAACTCTGATTTCGAAATCGTTTTCTCCGATTTCTTCGAGCGCCTTTGCTATTCTCATCTTACAGTGGTTGCATGAGATGTCTGGGACTTTCAATAAATACTGTGCCATTTTTACCCCTCCTTTTAAGTGTTCTTTGCATTTTTTGAGCGTCCGAAAATATAAGAACAACAAGATGAAGTGTTTACGAAGTTTTCAAATTTTTGGAATTTCTTTCTGATGTTCATAGAATTCAAAATAACCGTTATCGAACTCATCGCCATGGCACCTTCTGCGATAGCTGGGTGCAAAAGCCCCATCATCGCAAGTGGGATGGCAATTATGTTGTACAAGAACGCAAAAAGAAGGTTTGTCCTTATCGCACTGAATGTTACTTTTGAAATGGATATCACATCGGCTATCTTCGATATACCACCTTTGGTCAATATTATATCAGCGCTATCTATGGCCAAATCGCTTCCACTTCCGATGGCAATCCCAATATCGGCTGCCTTCAAAGCGGCAGCATCGTTGATACCATCACCAACCATGATTACCTTCTTGCCTGTTGATTGGTACTTCCTCACGATGTCCATCTTTTCTTCAGGTTTTACACTTGCGTAAACTTCATCTACACCAACGATTTTTGCTACGTGATTTGCCGTTTTCTCGTTATCACCGGTCACCATCACAGGTATTATACCATGCGATCTTAACCTACGAATCGCTTCTTTCGCATCTTCTCTTACGGTATCCTCCAACGCAAAGAAACCAATTACATCACCATTTTTGTGTACTTCAACTATCGACATACCTTTGGATGTGTACTCTTCGTACATCGAAGAGTCCCTTGGCTTTCCAATCAAGTATTCATCAAAACCTATCCTCGCTTTTAAACCTCTGCCGTGTATCTCTTCGAATTCTTCAACTGCTTGATGTGTATCGTACCCATCCAAGTACTCCGCAATAGCTTTCGAGAGTGGATGGGCCGATAATTTAGTTACATGTTTTATCTTTGGCTTTTCTTCTTCCGGTATATTTTGCACCACTACGCGTGGCTTACCGTACGTTATCGTACCAGTCTTATCAAGCAGCACGTATCCAACGCTTTTTACCGTCTGAATTGCCTCGGCATTCCTTATCAAAAGCCCTTTCTTGGCTGCG
The DNA window shown above is from Fervidobacterium changbaicum and carries:
- a CDS encoding heavy-metal-associated domain-containing protein; protein product: MAQYLLKVPDISCNHCKMRIAKALEEIGENDFEIRVAQKEIIIETNNIEKVVQKLEEIDYPVESATIM
- a CDS encoding pyridoxamine 5'-phosphate oxidase family protein codes for the protein MNDGIEREKKYLINEEKAQKLRSISKQKLGVVQWYLLDCSFLALLRNLEDMPHQECRVRYTVDESGKESWIIAFKSELSEGFKRAEKEFELTDVVENQTDEFWDEFFKRLSESPVTAKVRYFISETPAEVVLDEFIELDVPYNVEVKYMVEVELKNESEAFEKYEQAYELGCGLNMDGFKLYTNRNIAIVSQLPPRVLINCVKQILGIAVFAKMRRKDRELSTKEAIELLKIGEYGFLATWDGKYPYAVPVNYVYKDGAIYFHCASVGKKLDNISFQKNASFSVVTKSKLLPDKLSTAYDSVIAFGQARIIEGGEKKMALLELIHKYAPQLYERFSQPNIEELERECANTTVVKLVVEHITGKRRKEED